In Shinella sp. XGS7, a single genomic region encodes these proteins:
- a CDS encoding bifunctional (p)ppGpp synthetase/guanosine-3',5'-bis(diphosphate) 3'-pyrophosphohydrolase, producing MGLRSFAASLPAALTGFSATRPVSRAQPEPTPAEAASFDALVQRLAYLPKADIKRIREAYKFADEAHLGQFRASGEPYITHPIAVAGICAEWRLDAQAIMAALMHDAMEDCGVTKTELIERFEAPTAELVDGLTKLDKLQFSTKEESQAENLRKLLLAISDDVRVLLVKLADRLHNMRTMQAMAPEKRRRIARETLDIYAPIAHRLGLNQIYRELQELSFSFINPWRHAALSKAVAKARGNRRDLVSRIERDVIKAFHEAGIKVEIQGREKTLFSIYKKMKDKHLSFAQVSDIFGFRIIVDELPTCYLSLGVLHQLYKPQPGRFKDYIAIPKPNGYQSLHTTLVSPLGTPVEFQLRTETQHLVAEKGVAAHWMYKSRADAQATQQLGAHWLQSLIDIQDETRDANEFLEHVKIDLFPDAVYVFTPKSKIMALPKGATPVDFAYAIHSDVGDHCVAAQINGEPVPLRTELRSGDVIEIVTAAGARPNPAWLSFVRTGRARSKIRHFLKNLEQEESRDLGEKMLAQALRAEGLALPSLDDEDQDAAQLWQQLARWAGNRHVDELLIEVGLGRKIASIVAKKLARMLAEQGQRPDAVMLSMGRFVAADDAPTQGTVLLDGSEGASVRLAPCCRPIPGDEIRGYLGRGEGLMVHTAECAVGRRLFQRDAEHWIAVSWADELSRSFEAGVAVLLQNGKGVLAQVAQAVSAAEADITHISMSDESQQRETAEMSLLLSVRDRLHLADVLRTLKRSPSVLRAWRIKPQA from the coding sequence CCTGCCCGCCGCACTGACCGGTTTTTCCGCCACGCGGCCCGTTTCGCGTGCCCAGCCCGAGCCCACGCCGGCCGAGGCCGCCTCCTTCGACGCCCTGGTGCAGCGCCTGGCCTATCTGCCCAAGGCCGATATCAAGCGCATCCGCGAGGCCTACAAGTTCGCGGACGAAGCGCATCTGGGCCAGTTCCGCGCCAGCGGCGAGCCCTACATCACGCATCCCATCGCGGTGGCCGGCATCTGCGCCGAATGGCGCCTGGACGCCCAGGCCATCATGGCGGCCCTGATGCACGACGCCATGGAAGACTGCGGCGTCACCAAGACCGAGCTGATCGAGCGCTTCGAGGCCCCCACCGCCGAGCTGGTGGACGGCCTGACCAAGCTGGACAAGCTGCAGTTCTCCACCAAGGAAGAGTCGCAGGCGGAAAACCTGCGCAAGCTGTTGCTCGCCATTTCCGACGACGTGCGCGTGCTGCTGGTCAAGCTGGCCGACCGCCTGCACAACATGCGCACCATGCAGGCCATGGCGCCCGAGAAGCGCCGCCGCATCGCGCGCGAGACCCTGGACATCTACGCCCCCATCGCCCACCGCCTGGGCCTCAACCAGATCTACCGCGAGCTGCAGGAGCTCTCCTTCAGCTTCATCAACCCCTGGCGCCACGCCGCCCTGTCCAAGGCCGTGGCCAAGGCGCGCGGCAACCGCCGCGATCTGGTCTCGCGCATCGAGCGCGATGTGATCAAGGCCTTCCACGAGGCCGGCATCAAGGTCGAGATCCAGGGCCGCGAGAAGACCCTGTTCTCCATCTACAAGAAGATGAAGGACAAGCACCTGAGCTTTGCCCAGGTGAGCGATATCTTCGGCTTTCGCATCATCGTGGACGAGCTGCCCACCTGCTACCTCTCGCTCGGGGTGCTGCACCAGCTCTACAAGCCCCAGCCCGGGCGCTTCAAGGACTACATCGCCATCCCCAAGCCCAATGGCTACCAGAGCCTGCACACCACCCTGGTGAGCCCGCTGGGCACGCCGGTGGAGTTCCAGCTGCGCACCGAGACCCAGCACCTGGTGGCCGAGAAGGGCGTAGCCGCGCACTGGATGTACAAGAGCCGCGCCGACGCCCAGGCTACGCAACAACTGGGTGCGCACTGGCTGCAGTCCCTGATCGACATCCAGGACGAGACGCGCGATGCGAACGAGTTCCTGGAGCATGTGAAGATCGACCTCTTCCCCGACGCCGTCTACGTCTTCACGCCCAAGAGCAAGATCATGGCCCTGCCCAAGGGCGCCACACCGGTGGACTTCGCCTACGCCATCCACTCCGACGTGGGCGACCATTGCGTGGCGGCCCAGATCAATGGCGAGCCCGTGCCCCTGCGCACCGAGCTGCGCAGCGGCGATGTGATCGAGATCGTCACCGCCGCCGGCGCCCGCCCCAACCCGGCCTGGCTGAGCTTTGTGCGCACAGGCCGCGCCCGCTCCAAGATCCGCCATTTCCTGAAGAACCTGGAGCAGGAAGAGTCGCGCGATCTGGGCGAGAAGATGCTGGCCCAGGCCCTGCGCGCCGAAGGCCTGGCCCTGCCCTCGCTGGACGACGAAGACCAGGACGCCGCCCAGCTCTGGCAGCAGCTGGCCCGCTGGGCCGGCAACCGCCATGTGGACGAGCTGCTGATCGAGGTGGGCCTGGGCCGCAAGATCGCCTCCATCGTGGCCAAGAAACTGGCCCGCATGCTGGCCGAGCAAGGCCAGCGCCCCGACGCGGTGATGCTGAGCATGGGCCGCTTCGTGGCCGCCGACGACGCGCCCACCCAGGGCACGGTGCTGCTGGACGGCAGCGAGGGCGCCTCGGTGCGCCTGGCCCCCTGCTGCCGCCCCATTCCCGGCGACGAGATCCGTGGCTATCTGGGTCGCGGCGAGGGCCTGATGGTGCACACGGCGGAATGCGCGGTGGGCCGCCGCCTCTTCCAGCGCGACGCCGAACACTGGATCGCGGTGAGCTGGGCCGATGAGCTGAGCCGCAGCTTCGAGGCCGGCGTGGCCGTGCTGCTGCAAAACGGCAAGGGTGTGCTGGCCCAGGTGGCCCAGGCGGTGAGCGCGGCCGAGGCCGATATCACCCATATCTCCATGAGCGACGAATCGCAGCAGCGCGAGACCGCCGAGATGAGCTTGCTGCTCTCGGTGCGCGACCGCCTGCACCTGGCCGATGTGCTGCGCACCCTGAAGCGCAGCCCCTCGGTGCTGCGCGCCTGGCGCATCAAGCCTCAGGCCTGA
- a CDS encoding LysR family transcriptional regulator, protein MKLEQLNFHHLFYFWRVAKLGHLRQAAESLHVSQSALSAQIRQLEERLGEPLFIRAGRGLQLSDGGQLVLAYAENIFGLGQELLGRLEGRSQGLSRLRVGSVATLSRNYQENLLRPLLTEPGLVLTLESGLLDGLLARLVQHQLDLVLANESVPADPDRPLLCQFLGSQAVGIVGPAARWQGRQLRVPEDLEGLEMVLPGPRHALRGQFDALCATAGVQPRLRAEVDDMAMLRLIARDSGWLALLPEVVVQDELRSGLLVSLGGAAELKENFYAITAPRRHRIPLLEGLLSR, encoded by the coding sequence ATGAAGCTGGAGCAGCTGAACTTCCACCACCTGTTCTACTTCTGGCGGGTGGCCAAGCTGGGGCATCTGCGCCAGGCGGCGGAGAGCCTGCATGTCTCGCAGTCCGCGCTCTCGGCCCAGATCCGCCAGCTGGAGGAGCGCCTGGGCGAGCCGCTGTTCATACGCGCTGGGCGCGGCCTGCAGCTCAGCGATGGCGGTCAGCTGGTGCTGGCCTATGCCGAGAACATCTTCGGCCTGGGCCAGGAGCTGCTGGGGCGGCTGGAGGGCCGCAGCCAGGGCCTGAGCCGGCTGCGCGTGGGCAGTGTGGCCACGCTCTCACGCAACTACCAGGAGAACCTGCTGCGCCCCCTGCTGACCGAGCCCGGTCTGGTGCTGACCCTGGAGTCCGGCCTGCTGGACGGCCTGCTCGCCCGCCTGGTGCAGCATCAGCTGGACCTGGTGCTGGCCAATGAGAGCGTGCCGGCCGACCCGGACCGCCCCCTGCTGTGCCAGTTCCTGGGCAGCCAGGCGGTGGGCATCGTGGGGCCGGCCGCGCGCTGGCAGGGGCGCCAGCTGCGCGTGCCCGAAGACCTGGAGGGCCTGGAGATGGTGCTGCCCGGTCCGCGTCATGCGCTGCGTGGGCAGTTCGATGCCCTGTGCGCCACGGCCGGCGTGCAGCCGCGGCTGCGGGCCGAGGTGGACGATATGGCCATGCTGCGCCTGATCGCGCGCGACAGCGGCTGGCTGGCCCTGCTGCCCGAGGTGGTGGTGCAGGACGAGCTGCGCAGCGGCCTGCTGGTCTCGCTGGGCGGCGCGGCCGAGCTCAAGGAAAACTTCTATGCGATCACGGCGCCGCGCCGCCATCGCATCCCCTTGCTGGAAGGGCTGCTGAGCCGCTAG
- a CDS encoding heme biosynthesis HemY N-terminal domain-containing protein, with translation MRTIIWLVLLFAAAVVAALTLGSNDGLASFYWKGWRLDVSLNLFLLVLVGSCFALVTVIHTVNSLTSLPRRAREWRLAQRERSAQLALREALAEFFGARYGRAQKAVQRALNIQAQTGEQPDAAFMVLGHLLAAQSAHRLQDKRRRDEQLRLALELARAEPQAKASEEGARLLAAEWALDDRDAQRALELLAELGPGVARRTQALRLKLQAARLAKLPQEALRTARLLAKHQGFSKVAAQGLLRSLASEALDGARDVDQLRQVWQQLDTSDRRDVFVAARAAQCAAGLGAPEDGRGWLRPFWDQLDELGNDERAVLAEALVVALPGLGPEWLQRLESAVQRFPRDAHLAYALGHVLAERQLWGKARLTLEQAAEDRSLPAAARRRSWLSLAELANRDGDSERRARCFEAAATLF, from the coding sequence GACGGCCTGGCCAGCTTCTACTGGAAGGGCTGGCGGCTCGACGTCTCGCTCAACCTCTTTCTGCTGGTGCTGGTGGGCAGCTGCTTTGCCCTGGTCACGGTCATCCACACGGTCAATTCCCTGACCAGCCTGCCGCGCCGCGCCCGCGAGTGGCGCCTGGCCCAGCGCGAGCGCAGCGCCCAGCTGGCCCTGCGCGAGGCCCTGGCCGAGTTCTTCGGCGCCCGCTATGGCCGCGCGCAGAAAGCGGTGCAGCGCGCGCTCAATATCCAGGCCCAGACCGGCGAGCAGCCGGACGCGGCCTTCATGGTGCTGGGTCATCTGCTGGCCGCGCAGAGCGCTCACCGCCTGCAGGACAAGCGCCGCCGCGACGAGCAGCTGCGCCTGGCCCTGGAACTGGCGCGCGCCGAGCCGCAGGCCAAGGCTTCTGAAGAGGGTGCCCGCCTGCTGGCCGCCGAATGGGCGCTGGACGACCGCGATGCCCAGCGCGCACTGGAGCTGCTGGCCGAGCTGGGCCCCGGCGTGGCCCGCCGCACCCAGGCCCTGCGCCTGAAGCTGCAGGCCGCCCGCCTGGCCAAGCTGCCCCAGGAGGCGCTGCGCACCGCCCGCCTGCTGGCCAAGCACCAGGGCTTTTCCAAGGTGGCGGCCCAGGGCCTGCTGCGTTCCCTGGCCTCCGAGGCCCTGGATGGCGCCCGCGATGTGGACCAGCTGCGCCAGGTCTGGCAGCAGCTGGACACCTCGGACCGGCGCGATGTCTTCGTGGCGGCTCGGGCCGCCCAGTGTGCCGCTGGTCTGGGTGCGCCCGAGGATGGCCGCGGCTGGCTGCGCCCCTTCTGGGATCAGCTGGACGAGCTGGGCAATGACGAGCGCGCCGTGCTGGCCGAGGCCCTGGTCGTGGCCCTGCCGGGCCTGGGCCCGGAGTGGCTGCAGCGCCTGGAGTCGGCCGTGCAGCGTTTCCCGCGCGACGCCCATCTGGCTTACGCCCTGGGCCATGTGCTGGCCGAGCGCCAGCTCTGGGGCAAGGCCCGCCTGACCCTGGAGCAGGCGGCCGAGGACCGCAGCCTGCCGGCGGCCGCGCGCCGCCGCAGCTGGCTCAGCCTGGCCGAGCTGGCCAACCGCGATGGCGACAGCGAGCGCCGTGCCCGCTGCTTCGAGGCGGCGGCCACGCTGTTCTGA
- a CDS encoding NADH-quinone oxidoreductase subunit L, whose product MPALPTSWFTLGLALCAALPPLLMLLLALWPQREAGPGTPDRPRLWRRFRRVCTLALLLALGQLLLIVLQPLLAPQAAAEFKVLSQPWMQTSLLSATLALLVQLLGTVIAAFSSRYLEGEARQGRYAAALAGVLAAVHLLLLADHWLPLILAWALVGVVLERLLCFYASRPFARLAAHKKRLADRLADVLLLAAAGLAWQAVGSGSFEALRQALQAGALNESLSLQLSAVLLVLAVMLRSALLPVHGWLIQVMEAPTPVSALLHAGVVNLGGVVLVRFAPLLEQAPLARGLLVVAGLATALLAGLVMLTRISIKVRLAWSTVAQMGFMLMECGLGLYTLAALHLIGHSLYKAHAFLSASEAVREARLRALRPSPRASAASLWLAPLLSVALVAGLALALQPAAWPWWWSGVLALAWAPMLWWSDRESALTRLVAALPMLAALALAALLLHGLPLGLQDRPFEALGPLVLAGMAGLYLGLALLQRRPEGLSGWRRWSYAGFYLDEIYTRLTLRLWPTRWTPAQAPHWRGASTSLATRQP is encoded by the coding sequence ATGCCCGCCCTGCCCACCTCCTGGTTCACCCTCGGCCTCGCCCTCTGCGCGGCCCTGCCCCCGCTGCTGATGCTGCTGCTGGCCCTGTGGCCGCAGCGCGAGGCCGGCCCCGGTACCCCGGACCGGCCGCGCCTGTGGCGGCGCTTCCGGCGCGTCTGCACGCTGGCTCTGCTGCTGGCCCTGGGCCAGCTGCTGCTCATCGTCCTGCAGCCCCTGCTGGCGCCGCAGGCCGCCGCCGAGTTCAAGGTCCTGAGCCAGCCCTGGATGCAGACCAGCCTCCTGAGCGCGACCCTGGCCCTGCTGGTGCAGCTGCTGGGCACGGTGATCGCGGCCTTCTCGTCGCGCTATCTGGAGGGCGAGGCCCGCCAGGGCCGCTATGCCGCCGCCCTGGCCGGGGTGCTGGCCGCCGTGCACCTGCTGCTGCTGGCCGATCACTGGCTGCCCCTGATCCTGGCCTGGGCCCTGGTGGGCGTGGTGCTGGAGCGCCTGCTGTGCTTTTACGCGTCGCGCCCCTTTGCCCGCCTGGCCGCGCACAAGAAGCGCCTGGCCGACCGCCTGGCCGATGTGCTGCTGCTGGCCGCCGCCGGCCTGGCCTGGCAGGCTGTGGGCAGCGGCTCCTTCGAGGCGCTGCGCCAGGCCCTGCAGGCGGGCGCGCTGAACGAGAGCCTGTCCCTGCAGCTCAGCGCCGTGCTGCTGGTGCTGGCCGTGATGCTGCGCAGCGCCCTGCTGCCCGTGCATGGCTGGCTGATCCAGGTGATGGAGGCGCCCACGCCGGTCTCGGCCCTGCTGCATGCGGGCGTGGTGAACCTCGGCGGCGTGGTGCTGGTCCGTTTCGCGCCCCTGCTGGAGCAGGCGCCGCTGGCGCGCGGCCTGCTGGTCGTGGCGGGCCTGGCCACCGCCCTGCTGGCCGGTCTGGTGATGCTCACCCGCATCAGCATCAAGGTGCGCCTGGCATGGTCCACCGTGGCCCAGATGGGCTTCATGCTGATGGAGTGCGGCCTGGGCCTCTACACCCTGGCGGCCCTGCATCTGATCGGCCACTCGCTCTACAAGGCCCATGCCTTCCTGAGCGCCTCGGAAGCGGTGCGCGAGGCCCGGCTGCGCGCCCTGAGGCCCTCGCCGCGGGCCAGCGCGGCCAGCCTCTGGCTGGCACCCCTGCTCAGCGTCGCCCTGGTGGCTGGCCTGGCCCTGGCGCTGCAGCCCGCCGCCTGGCCCTGGTGGTGGAGCGGCGTGCTGGCCCTGGCCTGGGCGCCCATGCTGTGGTGGTCGGACCGCGAATCGGCCCTCACCCGGCTGGTGGCCGCCCTGCCCATGCTGGCCGCTCTGGCCCTGGCCGCCTTGCTGCTGCACGGCCTGCCCCTGGGTCTGCAGGACCGCCCCTTCGAGGCGCTCGGCCCCCTGGTGCTCGCCGGCATGGCCGGGCTCTACCTGGGCCTGGCCCTGCTGCAGCGCCGGCCCGAGGGGCTCTCCGGCTGGCGCCGCTGGAGCTATGCGGGCTTCTACCTCGATGAGATCTACACCCGGCTGACCCTGCGCCTGTGGCCCACGCGCTGGACCCCGGCCCAGGCGCCGCACTGGCGTGGCGCCAGCACCTCCCTGGCCACCCGCCAGCCCTGA
- the greB gene encoding transcription elongation factor GreB, giving the protein MSKAFTKESTHQDEDDGDEVGLPPLPQGTRNYMTPEGYARLRAEFMELLDVERPKIVEIVSWAAKNGDRSENGDYLYGKKRLREIDRRLRFLTKRLDIAEVADPSLHHGSEQIFFGATVTYANSRGEERTITIKGIDESDSLKGEVSWISPIARALLKAREGDEVQLMTPGGIEKLEVLEVRYPAPKP; this is encoded by the coding sequence ATGAGCAAGGCATTCACCAAGGAAAGCACGCATCAGGACGAGGACGATGGCGACGAAGTCGGCCTGCCGCCCCTGCCGCAGGGCACGCGCAACTACATGACGCCCGAGGGCTATGCGCGGCTGCGGGCCGAGTTCATGGAGCTGCTGGATGTGGAGCGGCCCAAGATCGTGGAGATCGTGTCCTGGGCCGCCAAGAACGGGGACCGCTCGGAGAACGGCGACTACCTCTACGGCAAGAAGCGCCTGCGCGAGATCGACCGCCGCCTGCGCTTTCTGACCAAGCGCCTGGACATTGCCGAGGTGGCCGACCCCAGCCTGCACCACGGCAGCGAGCAGATCTTCTTCGGCGCCACCGTCACCTATGCCAACAGCCGCGGCGAGGAGCGCACCATCACCATCAAGGGCATCGACGAGAGCGACAGCCTCAAGGGTGAGGTGAGCTGGATCTCGCCCATTGCCCGCGCCCTGCTCAAGGCCCGCGAGGGCGACGAGGTGCAGCTGATGACGCCCGGCGGCATCGAGAAGCTGGAAGTGCTGGAAGTGCGCTACCCCGCGCCCAAGCCCTGA
- a CDS encoding YbcC family protein: MSELPELLESPPQARGHDAAWRQRVGAACAQACEAIAPAWPLDRAIAVNPHWKRIARPVREVAARMALLGGLQVFPPRERQRQAWESRRIQPRDLAQALARLPAAREAGLSADACIAALARPGLPPALPLLIDVLDQAPDRESRLSWRQAITHQVSQTCAAYFDEQQADWQPSRREGLYAFWLDTLQHDHGIGILMGLPRLDRGLAALPASREAAEQWALQRLGLPEAVWADYLESVLLTVNGWASWCAYRGWQAAQQGEPDQHLRELLALRLAWGALLLECRDPRHSPRAFEQLQAAWRQAPQRLAAAQAELLPDEVWQLALELGYQRELAQRLAAVPARPVASEPPELQAAFCIDVRSEPLRRALEAVHPGIQTLGFAGFFGLPAAYTPLGTEARRPQLPGLLAPSMEVLEQLEPGLDEAARALPSTAELAAQRQRRLGWAASWEAGTRWPGAAFSFVESLGLGYLARLPGWLRPGTQTRALDDQAGLPARYRPLCRPTLSGLSLEAKTALAARVLRAMGLQRDLAPLVLLVGHGNQSANNAQAAALDCGACCGQTGEVNARSLARLLNEAAVRAALREQGLIIEAQTQFLAALHNTSTDELELFDLDLLPVAARERWQALAPRFEQACDQLRRERAPSLGLSPRLPHAALLEQLRRRANDGAQTRPEWGLAGNAAFLIAPRQRSLGTHLGGRCFLHDYDARQDSDGSVLELLMTAPMLVTHWINWQYHASCCEPERLGSGNKLLHNVVGGVLGVFEGNGGDLRIGLSRQSLHDGRQWRHEPLRLTVVIDAPQRAIQRVIERHAVLQQLLQHGWLHLWRFEGEGLQRYETGNAADGEAGEGMTSGAGAWRELEAAN, from the coding sequence ATGAGCGAGCTGCCCGAACTGCTGGAATCTCCCCCCCAGGCCCGCGGCCACGATGCGGCCTGGCGACAGCGCGTGGGCGCCGCCTGCGCCCAGGCCTGCGAGGCCATCGCGCCCGCCTGGCCCCTGGACCGCGCCATTGCCGTCAACCCCCACTGGAAGCGCATCGCCCGCCCGGTGCGCGAGGTGGCCGCGCGCATGGCCCTGCTGGGCGGCCTGCAGGTCTTCCCGCCGCGCGAACGCCAGCGTCAGGCCTGGGAGAGCCGCCGCATCCAGCCCCGTGATCTGGCGCAGGCCCTGGCACGCCTGCCTGCGGCCCGCGAGGCCGGTCTGAGCGCGGACGCGTGCATCGCGGCCCTGGCGCGCCCCGGCCTGCCGCCGGCCCTGCCCCTGCTGATCGATGTGCTGGACCAGGCGCCGGATCGCGAGTCGCGCCTGTCCTGGCGCCAGGCCATCACCCACCAGGTGAGCCAGACCTGCGCCGCCTATTTCGACGAGCAGCAGGCCGACTGGCAGCCCAGCCGCCGCGAGGGCCTCTACGCCTTCTGGCTGGACACCCTGCAGCATGACCATGGCATCGGCATCCTGATGGGCCTGCCGCGCCTGGACCGCGGTCTGGCCGCCCTGCCCGCCAGCCGCGAAGCCGCCGAGCAATGGGCGCTGCAGCGCCTGGGCCTGCCCGAGGCGGTGTGGGCCGACTATCTGGAATCGGTGCTGCTCACCGTGAACGGCTGGGCCTCGTGGTGCGCCTACCGCGGCTGGCAGGCCGCCCAGCAGGGCGAGCCGGACCAGCATCTGCGCGAGCTGCTGGCCCTGCGCCTGGCCTGGGGCGCCCTGCTGCTGGAGTGCCGTGATCCCCGCCACAGCCCGCGGGCGTTTGAACAGCTGCAGGCCGCCTGGCGCCAGGCCCCGCAGCGCCTGGCCGCGGCCCAGGCCGAGCTGCTGCCCGACGAGGTCTGGCAGCTCGCCCTGGAGCTGGGCTATCAGCGCGAGCTGGCCCAGCGCCTGGCCGCCGTGCCGGCGCGCCCGGTGGCGAGCGAGCCGCCCGAGCTGCAGGCGGCCTTCTGCATCGATGTGCGCAGCGAGCCGCTGCGGCGCGCGCTGGAGGCGGTGCACCCCGGCATCCAGACCCTGGGCTTTGCCGGCTTCTTCGGCCTGCCCGCGGCCTACACGCCCCTGGGCACCGAGGCGCGCCGCCCGCAGCTGCCGGGCCTGCTGGCGCCGTCCATGGAGGTGCTGGAGCAGCTGGAGCCCGGCCTGGACGAGGCCGCCCGCGCCCTGCCCTCGACGGCCGAGCTGGCCGCCCAGCGCCAGCGCCGCCTGGGCTGGGCGGCCTCCTGGGAGGCCGGCACCCGCTGGCCGGGGGCGGCCTTCTCCTTCGTCGAATCGCTGGGCCTGGGCTATCTGGCCCGGCTGCCGGGCTGGCTGCGCCCCGGCACGCAGACGCGCGCCCTGGATGATCAGGCGGGCCTGCCCGCGCGCTACCGGCCGCTGTGCCGCCCCACACTCAGCGGCCTGAGCCTGGAGGCCAAGACGGCCCTGGCCGCCCGTGTGTTGCGCGCCATGGGTCTGCAGCGCGATCTCGCGCCCCTGGTGCTGCTGGTGGGCCATGGCAACCAGTCGGCCAACAACGCCCAGGCCGCGGCCCTGGACTGCGGCGCCTGCTGCGGCCAGACCGGCGAGGTGAATGCCCGCAGCCTGGCCCGCCTGCTCAACGAAGCCGCCGTGCGCGCGGCCTTGCGCGAGCAGGGGCTGATCATCGAGGCCCAGACCCAGTTCCTGGCCGCCCTGCACAACACCAGCACGGACGAGCTGGAGCTCTTCGATCTGGATCTGCTGCCCGTCGCGGCGCGTGAACGCTGGCAAGCCCTGGCCCCGCGCTTCGAGCAGGCCTGCGACCAGCTGCGCCGCGAGCGCGCGCCCAGCCTGGGCCTGAGCCCGCGCCTGCCGCACGCCGCGCTGCTGGAGCAGCTGCGCCGACGCGCCAATGACGGCGCCCAGACCCGGCCCGAATGGGGCCTGGCCGGCAATGCCGCCTTCCTGATTGCGCCGCGCCAGCGCAGCCTGGGCACCCATCTGGGCGGCCGCTGCTTTCTGCACGACTACGACGCCCGCCAGGACAGCGATGGCAGCGTGCTGGAGCTGCTGATGACCGCGCCCATGCTGGTCACGCACTGGATCAACTGGCAGTACCACGCCTCCTGCTGCGAACCCGAGCGCCTGGGCAGCGGCAACAAGCTGCTGCATAACGTGGTGGGCGGCGTGCTGGGCGTGTTCGAGGGCAATGGCGGCGATCTGCGCATCGGCCTCTCGCGCCAGTCCCTGCATGACGGCCGGCAATGGCGCCACGAGCCCCTGCGCCTGACCGTGGTGATCGACGCACCGCAGCGCGCCATCCAGCGCGTGATCGAGCGCCATGCGGTGCTGCAGCAGCTGCTGCAGCACGGCTGGCTGCATCTGTGGCGCTTCGAGGGCGAGGGCCTGCAGCGCTATGAGACAGGCAATGCGGCAGACGGTGAGGCAGGCGAAGGGATGACTAGCGGGGCGGGGGCCTGGCGAGAGCTCGAAGCCGCCAACTGA
- a CDS encoding CaiB/BaiF CoA-transferase family protein, producing MSTAGPLAGYRVIEFAGIGPGPFAGMLLADLGADVVLIERPAAQRSLGGGGALNRGKRSVCLDLKRPEAREAARALVLGADALIEGYRPGVMERLGLGPADFEAAHPRLVYGRITGWGQSGPLAQTAGHDINYAALSGALSIASRRGVAPSLPATLLGDLGGGALFLVIGLLSALLEARRSGRGQVVDSAIVDGLSCLSALLLSLRGQGLWQDDPAQNFFLHESPFYDCFECADGHYLSLGAIEPAFYRELLQRLELADEDPARQYDTADWPRLRARVAQRLRERPREAWVARFEGSDACVAPVLSLAEAAAHPHARARGQHVDVAGQLQPRAAPRFSRSALREPQHPPEPGAQTRELLAEAGLSPAQIEALR from the coding sequence ATGAGCACAGCAGGCCCCCTGGCGGGATACCGCGTGATCGAGTTTGCCGGCATCGGCCCCGGCCCCTTCGCCGGCATGCTGCTGGCCGATCTGGGCGCCGATGTGGTGCTGATCGAGCGCCCCGCGGCCCAGCGCAGCCTGGGTGGCGGCGGCGCGCTCAACCGCGGCAAGCGCTCGGTCTGCCTGGACCTCAAACGCCCCGAGGCGCGCGAGGCCGCCCGCGCCCTGGTGCTGGGGGCTGATGCGCTGATCGAGGGCTATCGCCCCGGTGTGATGGAGCGTCTGGGCCTGGGCCCGGCGGACTTCGAGGCGGCGCACCCCCGCCTGGTCTACGGCCGCATCACCGGCTGGGGCCAGAGCGGCCCGCTGGCCCAGACCGCCGGGCATGACATCAATTACGCCGCGCTCAGCGGCGCGCTCTCCATTGCCAGCCGCCGCGGCGTGGCGCCCAGCCTGCCGGCCACCCTGCTGGGCGATCTGGGCGGCGGTGCGCTCTTTCTGGTGATCGGCCTGCTCAGCGCCCTGCTGGAGGCGCGCCGCAGCGGCCGCGGCCAGGTGGTGGACTCCGCCATCGTGGACGGCTTGAGCTGCCTCAGCGCCCTGCTGCTGAGCCTGCGCGGCCAGGGCCTGTGGCAGGACGATCCGGCGCAGAACTTCTTTCTGCACGAGTCGCCCTTTTACGACTGCTTCGAGTGCGCGGACGGCCACTACCTGAGCCTGGGCGCCATCGAGCCCGCCTTCTACCGCGAGCTGCTGCAGCGCCTGGAGCTGGCCGATGAAGACCCGGCGCGGCAGTACGACACGGCCGACTGGCCGCGCCTGCGCGCCCGGGTGGCGCAGCGCCTGCGCGAGCGCCCGCGCGAGGCCTGGGTGGCGCGCTTCGAGGGCAGCGATGCCTGTGTGGCTCCGGTGCTCAGTCTCGCCGAGGCCGCGGCCCACCCGCATGCGCGCGCCCGCGGCCAGCATGTGGATGTGGCCGGCCAGCTGCAGCCGCGGGCGGCGCCGCGCTTCTCGCGCAGCGCCCTGCGCGAGCCCCAACACCCGCCGGAGCCCGGCGCGCAGACGCGGGAGCTGCTGGCCGAGGCCGGCCTCAGCCCGGCCCAGATCGAGGCCCTGCGCTAG